The following are from one region of the Streptomyces changanensis genome:
- a CDS encoding carbohydrate ABC transporter permease, which yields MPALRRGWAATPRPVWEEEPRKAGLAAKGIVLAGACLAVLFPLWIVVVTSLSSRQTITEAGGLVVIPRDITFIAYQELLSGGQVQRAALVSVGVTVVGTLFSMAVSVLCAYGLSRSGSLGHRWILMALLATMFFGAGLIPTYLLVQALGLTDTYAALILPSAVSVFNILVLRAFFMNISQELVDSARIDGAGDFRILWQIVMPLSRAVIAVIALFYAVGYWSAWFNASIYLTDQDMMPLQNVMIQIVQKQEPPTGLAQMIRTNQLSPLSVQMAVMVLALLPVAVASPFVQKHFKKGMLTGAVKG from the coding sequence ATGCCGGCACTGCGCAGGGGGTGGGCGGCGACGCCCCGCCCCGTGTGGGAGGAGGAGCCCCGCAAGGCGGGGCTCGCGGCCAAGGGGATCGTGCTGGCCGGGGCGTGCCTCGCGGTCCTCTTCCCGCTGTGGATCGTCGTCGTCACCAGCCTGTCGTCCCGTCAGACGATCACGGAGGCCGGGGGTCTCGTCGTCATCCCGAGGGACATCACGTTCATCGCCTACCAGGAGCTGCTCAGCGGCGGCCAGGTGCAGCGGGCGGCGCTGGTCAGCGTGGGCGTCACCGTCGTCGGCACCCTGTTCAGCATGGCGGTGTCGGTGCTGTGCGCCTATGGGCTGTCGCGGTCGGGGTCGCTGGGCCACCGCTGGATCCTGATGGCGCTGCTGGCGACGATGTTCTTCGGCGCGGGGCTGATCCCGACGTACCTGCTGGTGCAGGCGCTGGGGCTGACCGACACGTACGCGGCGCTGATCCTGCCGAGTGCGGTGAGCGTCTTCAACATCCTGGTGCTGCGGGCGTTCTTCATGAACATCTCGCAGGAGCTCGTGGACAGCGCGCGCATCGACGGGGCGGGCGACTTCCGGATCCTCTGGCAGATCGTCATGCCGCTGTCGCGGGCGGTCATCGCGGTGATCGCGCTGTTCTACGCGGTCGGGTACTGGAGCGCGTGGTTCAACGCCTCCATCTACCTGACCGACCAGGACATGATGCCGCTGCAGAACGTCATGATCCAGATCGTGCAGAAGCAGGAGCCGCCGACCGGCCTGGCCCAGATGATCAGGACCAACCAGCTGTCGCCGCTCTCCGTGCAGATGGCCGTCATGGTGCTGGCGCTCCTGCCGGTCGCCGTCGCGTCGCCGTTCGTCCAGAAGCACTTCAAGAAGGGCATGCTGACCGGCGCGGTCAAGGGCTGA
- a CDS encoding WD40/YVTN/BNR-like repeat-containing protein — translation MCLSPLSRRSVLAGGAATAALAAVSVPAHAAPASPGAAPATAPTTGAASAAAGRAPYRWRTAVIGGTGFVTGVLFHPRVRGLAYARTDIGGAYRWDDRTARWTPLTDHLGWDDWNLLGVEAMAVDPAHPDRLYLALGTYTQPWSGNGAVLRSDDRGATWARTDLDVKLGANEDGRGTGERLLVDPRDPATLWLGTRHDGLLVSRDRGATWSSAPFPATPSPTGQGVTLLVAAGRTVYAGWGDGDGALYRTTAGGAWEAVPGRPDGPSARVPVRAAYDAGARALYVTYADAPGPNGQADGSVHRLDTASGTWTDVTPVRPGPGDTFGYGGAATDPRRPGTVVVSTNNRWGQVDTLFRSTDGGATWTSLKDSAVLDVTETPFLEWGGEGPKFGWWIQALALDPFDSRHIVFGTGATLYGTRDLRRWAPEVRGLEESSVRQLVSPPRGRAHLLSGLGDVGVMYHERLTASPSRGMAANPVFGTVTGLSLAPLRPEYVVRAGWGEGGNGAYSTDGGRTWAPFADQPAVAATAPGPIAAGADGRVLLWSFTHWDGTRHPTHRSTDGGAHWAEVATFPKGAVPVADPADPRRFYAYDTAAGTVYVSTDGGATFTAGATGLPAGDVQYRIAAAPGRRGDLWLSAKEHGLFRSTDGGRAFTRVAGCRASYALGFGKAAPRGGGYPAVFQTGTVGDVTGVYRSDDAGRGWVRINDDAHQWGWTGEVVTGDPRVHGRVYLGTNGRGVQYGDPV, via the coding sequence ATGTGTCTCTCCCCGCTCAGCCGGCGGTCCGTCCTCGCCGGCGGGGCCGCCACCGCGGCGCTCGCCGCCGTGTCCGTCCCCGCCCACGCCGCCCCGGCCTCCCCCGGCGCCGCCCCGGCCACCGCCCCCACGACGGGCGCGGCGAGCGCGGCGGCCGGCAGGGCGCCGTACCGCTGGCGTACCGCGGTGATCGGCGGCACCGGCTTCGTCACGGGCGTGCTCTTCCACCCGCGGGTGCGCGGCCTGGCCTACGCGCGGACGGACATCGGCGGCGCCTACCGGTGGGACGACCGCACGGCCCGGTGGACGCCGCTCACCGACCACCTGGGCTGGGACGACTGGAACCTGCTGGGCGTCGAGGCGATGGCCGTCGACCCCGCCCACCCCGACCGGCTGTACCTGGCGCTCGGCACGTACACGCAGCCGTGGTCCGGCAACGGGGCGGTGCTGCGCTCCGACGACCGGGGCGCCACGTGGGCCAGGACCGACCTCGACGTGAAGCTGGGCGCCAACGAGGACGGGCGGGGCACCGGCGAGCGGCTGCTGGTCGACCCGCGCGACCCGGCCACGCTGTGGCTGGGCACCCGCCACGACGGCCTGCTCGTCTCCCGCGACCGCGGCGCCACCTGGTCGTCGGCGCCCTTCCCGGCGACGCCGTCCCCGACGGGGCAGGGCGTCACCCTGCTGGTCGCGGCGGGCCGCACGGTGTACGCCGGCTGGGGCGACGGCGACGGCGCCCTCTACCGCACCACGGCCGGCGGCGCCTGGGAGGCGGTGCCGGGCCGGCCGGACGGCCCGTCCGCCCGGGTGCCGGTCCGCGCCGCGTACGACGCGGGGGCCCGCGCCCTGTACGTGACGTACGCGGACGCCCCGGGCCCCAACGGCCAGGCGGACGGGTCCGTGCACCGGCTCGACACGGCGAGCGGCACCTGGACCGACGTGACGCCGGTCCGGCCGGGGCCCGGGGACACGTTCGGGTACGGCGGCGCGGCGACCGACCCGCGCCGCCCCGGCACGGTCGTCGTCTCCACCAACAACCGCTGGGGGCAGGTCGACACGCTGTTCCGGTCCACGGACGGCGGCGCGACCTGGACGTCGCTGAAGGACTCCGCCGTCCTCGACGTCACCGAGACGCCCTTCCTGGAGTGGGGCGGTGAGGGGCCCAAGTTCGGCTGGTGGATCCAGGCGCTGGCGCTCGACCCGTTCGACTCCCGGCACATCGTCTTCGGCACCGGCGCCACCCTGTACGGCACCCGGGACCTGCGCCGGTGGGCGCCGGAGGTCCGCGGCCTGGAGGAGAGCTCCGTCCGCCAGCTGGTGTCGCCGCCGCGCGGTCGGGCGCACCTGCTGAGCGGTCTGGGCGACGTCGGCGTGATGTACCACGAGCGGCTGACGGCCTCCCCGTCGCGGGGCATGGCCGCGAACCCGGTCTTCGGCACCGTGACGGGCCTGTCCCTGGCGCCGCTGCGGCCGGAGTACGTGGTGCGCGCGGGCTGGGGGGAGGGCGGGAACGGCGCGTACTCCACGGACGGCGGCCGGACGTGGGCGCCGTTCGCCGACCAGCCCGCCGTCGCCGCCACCGCGCCCGGACCGATCGCGGCCGGCGCCGACGGCCGGGTGCTGCTGTGGTCGTTCACGCACTGGGACGGCACCCGGCATCCCACGCACCGCTCCACCGACGGCGGCGCCCACTGGGCCGAGGTCGCGACCTTCCCGAAGGGGGCCGTCCCGGTGGCCGACCCGGCCGACCCGCGCCGCTTCTACGCCTACGACACCGCCGCGGGCACCGTGTACGTCAGCACGGACGGCGGGGCCACCTTCACGGCGGGCGCGACCGGACTGCCCGCCGGGGACGTCCAGTACCGGATCGCCGCCGCGCCGGGGCGTCGGGGCGACCTGTGGCTGTCCGCCAAGGAGCACGGCCTGTTCCGCTCCACGGACGGCGGGCGCGCCTTCACCCGCGTGGCCGGCTGCCGGGCGTCGTACGCGCTCGGCTTCGGCAAGGCGGCGCCCCGCGGCGGCGGCTACCCGGCTGTCTTCCAGACGGGCACGGTCGGCGACGTCACCGGCGTGTACCGGTCGGACGACGCCGGGCGCGGCTGGGTGCGGATCAACGACGACGCCCACCAGTGGGGGTGGACCGGCGAGGTCGTCACCGGCGACCCGCGCGTCCACGGCCGGGTCTACCTCGGCACGAACGGCCGCGGCGTCCAGTACGGGGACCCCGTCTGA
- a CDS encoding beta-galactosidase, whose translation MPALGDATRGRILFGGDYNPEQWPEETWADDVRLMRDAGVNSVTVGVFSWARIEPRPGVREFGWLDRLTELLHSHDIGVVLATPTASPPPWMGARHPDTLPRDEDGRTVWWGSRQHFCPSSPTYRAYATALTEDLAARYGDHPALTLWHVNNEYCTFCWCDATARHFRRWLEARYGTVDALNEAWGTAFWSQRYDTWDEVIPPRRAQYLRNPAHLLDFRRFTSDALLECYVAERDIVARHSPHVPVTTNFMPFWTGQDAWRWAAEEDAVSVDVYPDPKDPLGGQYNAMIGDMTRSQARGPWMVMEQAAGPVNWRGVNHPKPRGLNRLHSLQSVARGADAVCYFQWRQSRQGAEKFHSGMVSHAGEHGRTFGEVKRIGAELAALGPRVAGTRVASDVAVLHDWHAWWAAEQEGRPSREVAYPEVVRAWHRALWEGGLTADFAHPEHDLGGYRVVVVPQLYLLTDAAVDNLVAYAAGGGTLVCGFLTGVADEDDRVRPGGMDERLRALFGIGTLHEWWPLDRDEKVACDGFAGTLWSEELEAPDAEVVAAYRDGELAGLPAVLRRDRAWYLSTLPEPAALRDLLARIADGAGVRPVLDGLPTGVEAVRRGDLLFVLNHGRTPVEVPVPGEYRELLAGTPVTGTLALERYGVAVLREGAA comes from the coding sequence ATGCCCGCGCTCGGCGACGCCACCCGGGGCCGGATCCTCTTCGGCGGCGACTACAACCCGGAGCAGTGGCCCGAGGAGACCTGGGCCGACGACGTCCGGCTGATGCGGGACGCCGGCGTCAACTCGGTGACCGTCGGCGTCTTCTCCTGGGCGCGGATCGAACCCCGTCCGGGGGTGCGCGAATTCGGCTGGCTCGACCGGCTGACGGAGCTGCTGCACTCCCACGACATCGGCGTGGTGCTGGCCACGCCGACCGCCTCGCCCCCGCCGTGGATGGGCGCCCGGCACCCCGACACGCTCCCGCGTGACGAGGACGGGCGGACCGTGTGGTGGGGGTCCCGCCAGCACTTCTGCCCCAGCTCGCCCACCTACCGGGCGTACGCGACCGCGCTCACCGAGGACCTGGCGGCACGCTACGGCGACCATCCGGCGCTCACCCTGTGGCACGTCAACAACGAGTACTGCACGTTCTGCTGGTGCGACGCCACCGCGCGCCACTTCCGCCGCTGGCTGGAGGCCCGGTACGGCACGGTGGACGCGCTCAACGAGGCGTGGGGCACGGCGTTCTGGTCGCAGCGGTATGACACGTGGGACGAGGTGATCCCGCCGCGCCGCGCCCAGTACCTGCGCAACCCGGCGCACCTGCTGGACTTCCGCCGGTTCACCTCGGACGCGCTGCTGGAGTGCTACGTGGCGGAGCGCGACATCGTCGCCCGCCACTCCCCGCACGTGCCGGTCACGACGAACTTCATGCCGTTCTGGACGGGCCAGGACGCCTGGCGGTGGGCCGCCGAGGAGGACGCCGTCTCGGTCGACGTGTACCCGGACCCGAAGGACCCGCTCGGCGGCCAGTACAACGCGATGATCGGCGACATGACCCGTTCCCAGGCGCGCGGGCCGTGGATGGTGATGGAACAGGCGGCGGGTCCGGTCAACTGGCGGGGCGTCAACCACCCGAAGCCGCGCGGCCTGAACCGGCTGCACTCCCTGCAGTCCGTGGCGCGCGGCGCGGACGCCGTCTGCTACTTCCAGTGGCGGCAGTCCCGGCAGGGGGCGGAGAAGTTCCACTCGGGGATGGTGTCGCACGCCGGTGAGCACGGCCGCACCTTCGGGGAGGTCAAGCGGATCGGTGCCGAGCTGGCCGCCCTCGGTCCGCGGGTCGCGGGCACGCGGGTCGCGTCGGACGTCGCGGTCCTCCACGACTGGCACGCGTGGTGGGCCGCCGAGCAGGAGGGCCGGCCCTCGCGGGAGGTCGCGTACCCGGAGGTGGTGCGGGCCTGGCACCGGGCCCTGTGGGAGGGCGGGCTCACCGCGGACTTCGCCCACCCCGAGCACGACCTGGGCGGCTACCGCGTGGTCGTCGTGCCCCAGCTGTACCTGCTGACCGACGCGGCCGTCGACAACCTCGTCGCGTACGCGGCCGGGGGCGGCACCCTGGTGTGCGGGTTCCTCACCGGGGTGGCCGACGAGGACGACCGGGTCCGGCCGGGCGGCATGGACGAGCGGCTGCGCGCCCTGTTCGGGATCGGCACCCTGCACGAGTGGTGGCCGCTGGACCGGGACGAGAAGGTCGCGTGCGACGGCTTCGCGGGCACCCTGTGGTCGGAGGAGCTGGAGGCGCCGGACGCCGAGGTGGTGGCCGCGTACCGGGACGGGGAGCTGGCGGGCCTGCCGGCGGTGCTGCGCCGGGACCGCGCCTGGTACCTGTCGACTCTCCCCGAGCCCGCCGCCCTGCGCGACCTGCTGGCGCGGATCGCCGACGGCGCCGGGGTGCGGCCGGTCCTCGACGGGCTGCCCACGGGGGTGGAGGCGGTCCGGCGCGGCGACCTGCTGTTCGTCCTCAACCACGGGCGGACACCGGTCGAGGTGCCGGTGCCCGGGGAGTACCGGGAGCTGCTGGCGGGGACGCCGGTCACCGGGACGCTCGCCCTGGAGCGGTACGGGGTGGCGGTGCTCCGCGAGGGGGCCGCGTGA
- a CDS encoding glycosyl hydrolase family 95 catalytic domain-containing protein, with product MHGTWEPEPAARWEDAFLAGNGRHGALVFGDPADDRLVVTHHTLVRPVPRGDTLPPRLASGLEGLRDRLLAGDTAAGEAFTDGRGLRWVGAFHPAFAVRLRRPGPGGAGTAGEAGTAGGVRGVPAGYRRDVDFTTGVVRAECAGRASRSFVSRADDVIVQYVTGAPLDAHITLDPDLPGAPAGLAVGRGVVPAPDGALLTLRARHPGGEESFTGVTLVVAAGGTTAVDGDGVRVTGAREALLLTRVRRHTGDADARGTAAALRALLAADASPGDASPEGTPPGDAYRRLLARHESAHRTAYERVALDLGGLPEERALPGSALLRRPESAALLERLFAAGRYHLLSSSGMLPPRLVGLWTGDWDTAWSGAFTTNANLNLQTASAAAAALPEVTEAHAAFVYGQLPDWRDNAREVFGTRGVVAPSHTDGTSGHAYHFRRDYPLHVWTAGADWLLVPLVEHAETTGATDPRLVAALAEVARFYEDFLTRTGPDGRVVVVPSYSPENRPANAGWVTLDATMDIAAARHALTTAADHLPDDADRLRALAARLPDYRINDDGALAEWAWPGLADRYDHRHLSHLYPVWPLHEITPYDTPALARAAHRALELRGAENDSAHGHLHHALVAARLRDGDRAAAALGRVLRGDFFHASLMSAHYPGRDVYNADAAHALPALLVELLVQSTPERLVLLPALPEGWTRGALSGVRTRCGARVDLEWRDGTCTASIRPSRSARIDLRTPAGGHPLELTAGEDLVLTLRTG from the coding sequence GTGCACGGCACGTGGGAGCCGGAGCCGGCGGCGCGGTGGGAGGACGCGTTCCTCGCCGGCAACGGCCGCCACGGAGCCCTGGTCTTCGGCGACCCGGCCGACGACCGGCTCGTCGTCACGCATCACACGCTCGTCCGCCCGGTGCCGCGGGGCGACACGCTGCCGCCCCGGCTGGCGTCGGGGCTGGAGGGGCTGCGGGACCGGCTGCTGGCCGGGGACACCGCGGCCGGGGAGGCGTTCACGGACGGGCGCGGACTGCGCTGGGTGGGGGCGTTCCACCCGGCCTTCGCGGTACGCCTGCGGCGCCCCGGCCCCGGCGGGGCGGGCACGGCCGGTGAGGCGGGCACGGCCGGCGGGGTGCGGGGCGTGCCGGCGGGGTACCGGCGTGACGTCGACTTCACGACCGGCGTCGTCCGGGCCGAGTGCGCCGGGCGCGCGAGCCGGTCGTTCGTCTCGCGCGCCGACGACGTGATCGTCCAGTACGTCACCGGTGCCCCGCTCGACGCCCACATCACCCTCGATCCGGACCTCCCCGGCGCACCGGCGGGGCTGGCCGTCGGCCGGGGCGTCGTACCGGCGCCGGACGGCGCGCTCCTCACCCTGCGGGCCCGCCACCCCGGCGGTGAGGAGTCCTTCACCGGTGTCACGCTCGTCGTCGCGGCCGGCGGGACGACGGCGGTCGACGGCGACGGCGTCCGTGTGACCGGCGCCCGGGAGGCGCTGCTGCTCACCCGGGTGCGCCGGCACACCGGCGACGCCGACGCCCGCGGGACGGCGGCCGCGCTGCGTGCCCTGCTCGCCGCGGACGCCTCACCGGGAGACGCCTCACCGGAGGGCACCCCGCCGGGGGACGCGTACCGGCGGCTGCTCGCCCGGCACGAGTCCGCGCACCGCACCGCCTACGAGCGCGTGGCCCTGGACCTCGGGGGGCTCCCGGAGGAACGGGCCCTCCCCGGCAGCGCCCTGCTCCGCCGGCCGGAGAGCGCGGCGCTGCTGGAGCGGCTCTTCGCGGCCGGGCGGTACCACCTGCTGTCGTCGAGCGGGATGCTGCCGCCGCGCCTGGTCGGCCTGTGGACCGGCGACTGGGACACGGCCTGGTCGGGGGCGTTCACCACCAACGCCAACCTGAACCTGCAGACGGCTTCGGCCGCGGCGGCCGCGCTGCCGGAGGTCACGGAGGCGCACGCGGCGTTCGTGTACGGGCAGTTGCCGGATTGGCGCGACAACGCCCGCGAGGTGTTCGGGACGCGCGGGGTCGTCGCGCCGTCCCACACGGACGGGACGTCGGGGCACGCGTACCACTTCCGGCGCGACTACCCGCTGCACGTGTGGACGGCCGGCGCGGACTGGTTGCTGGTGCCGCTCGTCGAGCACGCCGAGACCACCGGGGCGACCGACCCGCGTCTGGTGGCTGCCCTCGCCGAAGTGGCCCGGTTCTACGAGGACTTCCTCACCCGCACCGGCCCCGACGGCAGGGTCGTCGTCGTACCGTCCTACTCGCCGGAGAACCGCCCGGCCAACGCGGGCTGGGTCACCCTCGACGCCACCATGGACATCGCCGCCGCCCGGCACGCCCTGACGACCGCCGCCGACCACCTGCCCGACGACGCGGACCGGTTGCGCGCCCTCGCCGCGCGCCTGCCCGACTACCGGATCAACGACGACGGGGCCCTCGCCGAGTGGGCGTGGCCCGGGCTCGCCGACCGCTACGACCACCGCCACCTCAGCCACCTCTACCCGGTCTGGCCGCTGCACGAGATCACCCCGTACGACACCCCCGCCCTGGCGCGGGCCGCGCACCGGGCCCTGGAGCTGCGGGGCGCGGAGAACGACTCGGCCCACGGCCACCTCCACCACGCCCTGGTCGCCGCGCGGCTGCGGGACGGCGACCGGGCGGCGGCCGCGCTGGGGCGGGTGCTGCGCGGCGACTTCTTCCACGCGTCGCTGATGAGCGCGCACTACCCGGGCCGCGACGTGTACAACGCCGACGCCGCGCACGCCCTGCCCGCCCTGCTGGTCGAGCTGCTGGTGCAGTCGACGCCGGAGCGCCTCGTGCTGCTGCCGGCACTGCCCGAGGGGTGGACGCGGGGCGCGTTGAGCGGCGTGCGCACGCGGTGCGGCGCCCGCGTGGACCTGGAGTGGCGCGACGGCACCTGCACCGCCTCGATCCGGCCGTCCAGGTCGGCGCGGATCGACCTCCGCACCCCCGCCGGCGGGCATCCGCTGGAGCTGACCGCCGGCGAGGACCTGGTGCTGACGCTGCGCACCGGTTGA
- a CDS encoding GH12 family glycosyl hydrolase domain-containing protein, translating to MARHIPRRRIRRALLAPVLAFGVTLGLTAAPAQAAAWHSCEQWGNTSLGGYTLYNNIWGRGAGAQCTWADSPASWGVWADHPGTGGIKSYPNAKKRLDRKISGLSSLSSDYRVTVPTTGAYNTAYDIWDTDYDYEVMLWMNHHGPVGPLGSPQGSATLGGHGWNVYKGRVTDPDGSYHDVFSFVRTSDSTSGTVDILPVLRWIRDVKGWWGDETIGDVQFGFEITSSPGGLEFLTRNLTVSAR from the coding sequence ATGGCACGACACATCCCCCGCCGCCGGATCCGCAGGGCGCTCCTCGCACCGGTGCTGGCGTTCGGCGTGACGCTCGGCCTCACGGCGGCCCCGGCACAGGCCGCCGCCTGGCACAGCTGCGAGCAGTGGGGCAACACCTCACTGGGCGGCTACACGCTGTACAACAACATCTGGGGCAGGGGCGCCGGCGCCCAGTGCACCTGGGCCGACTCCCCGGCGAGCTGGGGGGTCTGGGCCGACCACCCCGGCACGGGCGGCATCAAGTCGTACCCGAACGCCAAGAAGAGGCTGGACCGGAAGATCAGCGGACTGTCCTCCCTCTCGAGCGACTACCGGGTCACCGTCCCGACGACCGGCGCCTACAACACCGCGTACGACATCTGGGACACGGACTACGACTACGAGGTCATGCTCTGGATGAACCACCACGGCCCGGTGGGCCCGCTGGGCAGCCCGCAGGGCTCCGCGACGCTCGGCGGGCACGGCTGGAACGTCTACAAGGGGCGGGTGACCGACCCCGACGGCTCGTACCACGACGTGTTCTCGTTCGTGCGGACCTCCGATTCGACCTCCGGCACGGTCGACATCCTGCCCGTCCTGCGGTGGATCAGGGACGTGAAGGGCTGGTGGGGCGACGAGACCATCGGTGACGTGCAGTTCGGCTTCGAGATCACCTCGTCGCCGGGGGGCCTGGAGTTCCTCACGCGGAACCTGACGGTCTCCGCCCGCTAG
- a CDS encoding tyrosine-protein phosphatase: protein MDRHLVFERLHNFRDLGGYATEDGHVVRWGRLYRSDSLGKLRGGADWDRFLGLGVRTVIDLRYPWEIDGRGRVPAHPSFTYHNLSVEHRPYDQSRLTADVAIGPYLAERYLEVAEDGVRELRRALELIADAGSGPVVFHCASGKDRTGLLAALVLGLLRVPEDAVVEDFALTGLATERLVADWRANHPGRELTWPDFGRAPGEVMRLFLDGLAARYGSPAGYATERLGVDGALVDALRRNLLEPASVR, encoded by the coding sequence ATGGACAGACACCTGGTGTTCGAACGGCTGCACAACTTCCGGGACTTGGGTGGTTACGCGACCGAGGACGGGCACGTCGTACGGTGGGGGCGGCTCTACCGGTCGGACTCGCTGGGCAAGCTGCGCGGGGGCGCCGACTGGGACCGGTTTCTCGGGCTCGGCGTCCGCACCGTCATCGACCTGCGCTACCCGTGGGAGATCGACGGGCGGGGCCGGGTGCCGGCCCACCCGTCGTTCACGTACCACAACCTCAGCGTGGAGCACCGTCCCTACGACCAGTCGCGGCTCACCGCGGACGTCGCGATCGGGCCGTACCTGGCCGAGCGCTACCTGGAGGTGGCCGAGGACGGGGTGCGCGAGCTGCGCCGCGCCCTGGAGCTGATCGCCGACGCGGGGAGCGGACCGGTGGTCTTCCACTGCGCCTCCGGCAAGGACCGCACCGGCCTGCTGGCCGCGCTGGTGCTGGGGCTGCTGCGGGTGCCCGAGGACGCCGTGGTCGAGGACTTCGCCCTGACGGGGCTGGCCACGGAGCGGCTGGTCGCGGACTGGCGCGCGAACCACCCCGGCCGAGAGCTCACCTGGCCGGACTTCGGGCGCGCGCCCGGCGAGGTGATGCGGCTGTTCCTGGACGGCCTGGCGGCGCGGTACGGGTCGCCGGCCGGTTACGCGACCGAGCGCCTGGGCGTGGACGGCGCCCTCGTGGACGCGCTGCGCCGGAACCTGCTGGAGCCGGCCTCCGTCCGCTGA
- a CDS encoding LacI family DNA-binding transcriptional regulator, which produces MVTLADVAQHAGVSASTVSYVLSGKRSISASTRARVERSIAQLGYHPNAGARALASSRSNIIALMIPLRTDMYVPVMMEIAIAVATTARAHGYDVLLLTGEEGPAAVRRIEGSALADAMILMDVQLDDDRLPLLRGATRPGVLIGLPADPTGLSCVDLDFEAAGALCADHLAGLGHREIAVIGEAAAVYERHTGFAERTLNGLRERSGALGLRLLHRPCEGSYAAVAATLARVYDERPGTTAFVVQNEAATDPLLALLRQQGRAVPEDVSVVAICPEQVAAHASVPLTSVAVPAQRMGRHAVEQVVAKLEGRGADELVLLAPELTVRESTGPRPVVPVPRP; this is translated from the coding sequence ATGGTCACCCTCGCCGATGTCGCTCAGCACGCCGGAGTCTCCGCCAGCACGGTGAGCTACGTCCTGAGCGGCAAGCGGTCCATCTCCGCCTCCACCCGGGCCCGCGTCGAGCGCAGCATCGCGCAGCTCGGCTACCACCCCAACGCCGGCGCCCGCGCCCTCGCCAGCAGCCGGTCCAACATCATCGCCCTGATGATCCCGCTGCGCACCGACATGTACGTCCCGGTGATGATGGAGATCGCCATCGCCGTCGCCACCACCGCGCGCGCCCACGGGTACGACGTACTGCTGCTGACCGGCGAGGAGGGGCCGGCCGCGGTGCGCCGCATCGAGGGCAGCGCGCTCGCCGACGCCATGATCCTCATGGACGTCCAGCTGGACGACGACCGCCTGCCCCTGCTCCGCGGGGCCACCCGCCCCGGCGTGCTCATCGGCCTGCCGGCCGACCCGACCGGCCTCAGCTGCGTCGACCTCGACTTCGAGGCCGCGGGCGCGCTCTGCGCCGACCATCTGGCAGGGCTCGGCCACCGGGAGATCGCCGTCATCGGCGAGGCCGCCGCCGTCTACGAGCGCCACACCGGCTTCGCCGAACGCACGCTGAACGGGCTGCGGGAGCGCAGCGGCGCACTCGGCCTGAGACTCCTGCACCGGCCCTGCGAGGGCAGCTACGCGGCCGTCGCCGCGACCCTCGCCCGCGTCTACGACGAGCGCCCCGGCACCACCGCCTTCGTCGTGCAGAACGAGGCGGCGACCGATCCGCTCCTCGCCCTCCTGCGCCAGCAGGGCCGTGCGGTCCCCGAGGACGTCTCGGTGGTGGCGATCTGCCCCGAGCAGGTCGCCGCGCACGCCTCCGTCCCCCTCACCTCCGTCGCCGTGCCGGCCCAGCGGATGGGCCGGCACGCCGTCGAGCAGGTCGTCGCGAAGCTGGAGGGACGCGGTGCCGACGAGCTCGTCCTGCTGGCGCCGGAACTGACCGTCCGGGAGAGCACCGGCCCCCGCCCGGTCGTCCCCGTCCCCCGCCCCTGA